Proteins from one Desulfonema limicola genomic window:
- a CDS encoding DUF6883 domain-containing protein — MKLPENTYIASEKLTKYLLIHRKRNDKSQWLSQAGYTIENWYMLLIDLKKLILSKDAVLVEKTEFGQMYEVRGKLHGPNGKNLSVLTVWMTDFETGNTRFITMYPDKRMVK; from the coding sequence ATGAAACTCCCTGAAAATACTTATATTGCTTCTGAAAAACTAACAAAATATCTGCTGATTCATAGAAAACGAAATGATAAATCTCAATGGCTTTCTCAAGCAGGATATACAATTGAAAACTGGTACATGCTGTTAATTGATTTAAAAAAGTTAATATTATCAAAAGACGCTGTTCTTGTTGAAAAAACTGAATTTGGACAGATGTATGAGGTTAGAGGTAAACTACACGGTCCAAACGGAAAAAATCTTTCAGTGCTTACAGTTTGGATGACAGATTTTGAGACTGGAAACACAAGATTTATAACAATGTATCCTGACAAAAGGATGGTAAAATGA
- a CDS encoding DUF4926 domain-containing protein produces the protein MKYKLFEEVVLNVNIPEKKLKKGDAATIVEYYPVSKGKHGYSLEVFNTVGDTIAVITVNESAIKPLEADEVFSVRSLAV, from the coding sequence ATGAAATATAAATTATTTGAAGAAGTTGTTCTCAATGTCAATATCCCTGAAAAAAAATTAAAAAAAGGCGATGCTGCAACTATTGTAGAATACTATCCAGTTTCTAAAGGAAAGCACGGTTATTCATTAGAGGTGTTTAACACGGTTGGAGATACAATTGCTGTAATAACGGTTAATGAATCAGCAATAAAGCCTTTGGAAGCAGATGAGGTTTTCAGTGTGCGGTCATTGGCTGTGTAA
- a CDS encoding UPF0175 family protein, with the protein MKSCQVIISVPEKILLAEKMNEVSFGREMTILAAVKLYELGRLSSGRAAELAGMTRVEFLLNLERYRVFPFENELKELENQV; encoded by the coding sequence ATGAAATCATGTCAGGTTATCATTAGTGTTCCTGAAAAAATTCTTCTGGCTGAAAAGATGAATGAAGTTTCTTTTGGTCGTGAAATGACTATTCTGGCTGCTGTCAAGCTTTATGAATTGGGTCGTCTTTCATCTGGGCGGGCTGCTGAACTTGCAGGCATGACAAGAGTGGAATTTTTATTGAACCTGGAACGTTACAGGGTTTTTCCCTTTGAAAATGAGTTAAAAGAACTGGAAAACCAGGTATGA